Proteins encoded within one genomic window of Bacillus sp. F19:
- a CDS encoding SCO family protein — MKKHYILLLLLTITLLSGCGSSGIKGALNYEIADFSYINQDGKPVGLNDLKGEIWVANFIFTSCDTVCPPMTAHMTELQKQLKEAGLDVRLVSFSVDPEVDTPEKLKEFAGRYPLSLENWDFLTGYSQKEIDNFAKSSFKTIVQKPEGQNQVIHGTLFYLIDQNGKVMKDYDGVENVDYDEIIDDVKKIQ, encoded by the coding sequence AAAAACACTATATACTATTACTTTTACTTACTATTACTCTCTTATCAGGATGCGGTTCCAGCGGTATAAAAGGAGCTCTTAATTATGAAATTGCTGATTTTTCCTACATAAATCAGGATGGAAAGCCAGTCGGTTTGAATGATCTAAAAGGGGAAATCTGGGTAGCAAATTTCATTTTTACAAGCTGTGATACGGTTTGTCCGCCAATGACGGCGCATATGACAGAATTGCAGAAGCAGTTGAAAGAAGCTGGATTAGATGTGCGGCTCGTCTCATTCAGTGTTGACCCTGAAGTGGACACCCCAGAGAAATTAAAGGAATTTGCAGGCAGATATCCTCTTTCACTTGAAAATTGGGATTTCCTGACCGGGTATTCTCAAAAGGAAATCGACAACTTTGCAAAAAGCAGCTTTAAAACGATCGTTCAAAAGCCTGAAGGACAGAATCAAGTCATTCACGGAACATTGTTTTATTTGATTGATCAGAACGGCAAGGTCATGAAAGACTATGACGGAGTAGAAAATGTAGATTATGATGAAATAATTGATGATGTAAAAAAGATACAGTAA